From the Esox lucius isolate fEsoLuc1 chromosome 21, fEsoLuc1.pri, whole genome shotgun sequence genome, one window contains:
- the pxdc1b gene encoding PX domain-containing protein 1, which translates to MASAIFEGTSLVNMFVKDCWVNGIRRLIISQRGEEEEFYEIRTEWSDRNVLYLHRSYSDLGRLFKRLVESFPEDRRELSKSQLIQGLVKIKEARDVEVKLNEVERLLKNAITMPWKYSRSEVVLTFFERSPLDQVLKNDNVHKIQPCFQSPYKISEIMRSNGFCLANTETIVFDASLPQDKERPSSTDSAANSAELLYDDGREFLAVEPDISDDDSDAYVTNLSYYHLVPFETDILE; encoded by the exons ATGGCATCGGCGATTTTCGAGGGGACATCTCTGGTCAACATGTTTGTCAAGGATTGCTGGGTGAACGGGATCCGGAGATTGATCATAAGtcaaagaggagaggaagaagaattCTACGAAATCAGAACCGAGTGGTCGGATAGAAACGTTTTGTACTTGCACAGGAGTTATTCAGATTTGGGGAGACTATTCAAAAGACTGGTTGAATCTTTTCCCGAGGACAGAAGAGAGCTATCCAAGTCCCAGCTTATACAAG GTCTTGTTAAGATAAAAGAGGCTCGTGACGTTGAAGTGAAACTAAATGAGGTGGAGAGGCTACTGAAGAATGCCATCACCATGCCATGGAAG TATTCTAGATCAGAGGTAGTGTTGACATTCTTTGAGCGATCGCCTCTGGACCAAGTGCTAAAGAATGACAATGTCCATAAGATCCAGCCATGCTTCCAGAGTCCATACAAGATATCAG AAATCATGCGTTCCAACGGCTTCTGTTTGGCCAATACTGAGACCATCGTGTTTGATGCAAGTCTGCCACAGGACAAAGAAAGACCATCTTCCACAGACTCTGCTGCTAACTCTGCAGAACTCCT GTACGATGATGGCAGGGAATTCCTGGCGGTGGAACCAGACATCAGTGACGACGACTCGGATGCCTACGTCACAAACCTGTCATACTACCACTTGGTCCCCTTTGAGACGGACATCCTGGAATGA